In Flavobacterium hankyongi, the genomic window CGAAGAGAAAAAATAATTTTTTTTAGATTTAAAGATAAAAAATGCCAGCCTGTCAGTGCTGGCATTTTTATTTGGTAAATTTGACAGATTTTTTGCCTTGGCATAATTTCTGAAACAATCCAAACATCAAAATAATAATAACATAAATAATACAATTATGGCATTAAACATTAAACCACTTTCAGACCGCGTTATTGTGGAACCGGCAGCTGCAGAAACTCAAACAGCTTCTGGAATTATTATCCCTGATACAGCCAAAGAAAAACCTCAAAAAGGAACTGTGGTAGCTGTAGGAAACGGAAAAAAAGACCAACCTATGACGGTTCAGGTTGGCGACACTGTTTTATACGGAAAATATGCTGGAACTGATTTAAAATTTGAAGGAAAAGATTATTTAATTATGCGTGAGGAAGATATTTTAGCAATCATCTAATCGAAAACAAATTAATGAATCAACAAACACAAAAATAAACAAGAAAATGGCAAAAGATATAAAATTTGATATTGAAGCACGTGACGGATTAAAACGCGGTGTAGATGCATTAGCTAATGCAGTAAAAGTAACATTAGGACCTAAAGGACGTAACGTTATTATCTCTAAATCTTTTGGAGCACCTCATGTAACTAAAGATGGTGTTTCTGTGGCTAAAGAAGTAGAATTGAAAGACACTCTTGAAAACATGGGTGCGCAAATGGTAAAAGAAGTAGCGTCAAAAACCAACGATTTAGCGGGTGACGGAACTACAACGGCTACTGTTTTAGCACAAGCTATTGTTAAAGAAGGATTGAAAAATGTTGCCGCTGGTGCAAATCCAATGGATCTAAAACGTGGTATCGACAAAGCTGTTGAGGCTATCGTTACAGATCTTGGCAAACAAGCTAAAGAAGTAGGTTCTTCTACCGATAAGATCAAACAAGTAGCTTCAATTTCTGCTAATAACGATGATGTAATTGGTGATTTAATTGCTACTGCTTTTGGTAAAGTAGGAAAAGAAGGGGTAATCACTGTGGAAGAAGCAAAAGGTACAGATACTTACGTTGACGTTGTTGAAGGCATGCAGTTTGACAGAGGATATTTATCTCCTTACTTCGTTACTAATACTGAAAAAATGGAGGTTGAATTAGAAAGACCTTACATTTTATTATACGACAAAAAAGTGTCTTCGTTAAAAGAATTATTACCAATTCTTGAACCAGTTGCACAATCAAGCAAACCACTATTAATTATTGCTGAAGATGTTGATGGTGAAGCATTATCTACCTTAGTAGTAAACAAATTACGTGGTGCCTTAAAAATTGCTGCGGTTAAAGCACCAGGCTTTGGTGATAGAAGAAAAGCTATGCTAGAAGACATCGCTATTTTGACTGGTGGTACTGTAATTTCTGAAGAAAGCGGTTACACTCTTGAAAACGCTACATTAGAAATGTTAGGAACTGCTGAAAAAGTTGCTATCGACAAAGACAATACAACTCTAGTAAATGGCGCTGGTGAAAACGAAATGATCAAAAATCGTGTAAACCAAATCAAAGCACAAATGGAGTCAACTACTTCAGATTATGACCGTGAAAAACTACAAGAACGTTTGGCTAAACTAGCTGGTGGTGTTGCTGTTCTTTATGTTGGTGCTGCTTCTGAAGTGGAAATGAAAGAGAAAAAAGACCGTGTAGATGATGCTTTACATGCTACTCGCGCAGCGGTTGAAGAAGGTATCGTTGCTGGTGGCGGTGTCGCTTTATTACGCGCCAAATCTGCTTTAGCCAATATCAAAACTGAAAATGCAGACGAAGCTACTGGAGTACAAATCGTTTCTCGCGCTATCGAATCTCCTTTGAGAACTATTGTTGAAAATGCTGGTTTAGAAGGTTCTGTAGTAGTGGCAAAAGTAGCGGAAGGCAAAGACAACTTTGGTTACAACGCCAAAACGGATGAGTATGTAGACATGCTTGAAGCGGGAATCATTGATCCTAAAAAAGTAACGCGTGTAGCTTTAGAAAATGCTGCATCAGTTTCTGGGATGATTCTAACTACAGAGTGTGCTTTAATCGACATTAAAGAAGATGCTCCTGCAGGAATGCCAATGGGTGGCGGAATGCCAGGAATGATGTAATCAAAGAGATTGACCAAAATATTTTTAAAGCCGTTCGCAAGAGCGGCTTTTTTTACTATCATTAATTTATTTAATGTATTTTTATTCAAATCCATGAAAGTCTCAAATAATGACATCAAACATAAACATCCCCAGAAACAAAAAATCTTTTAATAAATTATTACTACTTATTCCATTAACATTTATACCTGTAGTAAGAGTTGCAATCAAGAATACAGAAACAAATATTATTATATCAATTTTACTTTTTCTTTATTGTATATTAATGATTTTATTCTTCATAAATGCTTTAAAAAAAACCAACAAAACATCACCAGCTTTGATAATTAACAATGATGGATTAATAGACAATATTAGCCTTGCTAATGCTGGTCTAATTACATGGAATGAAATAACAAATTTTGAAGTTTTAAAAAGTGGTGGCTCTCCACATCTATTCATATTTGTCAAAAATCCTGAAAAATTCATTAAAAACAAACCTTGGTTTACAAAAGGGATGGTAACTCAAATGAATAAAGACAAAGGTAGCCCAATAGCCATAGACTTAAATCAAATTGATATTAATCCAAAAGAGCTTCTCGAAACATTATCTAAGTTTAAATAAAAAAACGTAAAAGATTTTTCTTTTTATATAACAGATAGCGGGAATTTTTAATCCTCGTCACAAACAAGACTCATCCTTATTTCATAAAAAAGTGAACCGAGTTTTAATAAAACAAAAATTTTCAAGCATCTATAGATTACAATGAAAACACAAACAATATTTAGATCATTATATCTTTTATTCCTACTTATTACTGTTACCAATTGTGATAAAAACTCAACGGATTGCCTACTTGGAATAAGGCCTAAACTAATTTCAAAAGAAATGAACACAGCAGTAGCTTTTCAACAATATAATGACAACATTACTTTCGAGATGGAAAACACGAGTACAGATAATTACTATATATCTGATATTTTAATAGAAGGAAACTTACCTCCAGGAATAAACTATAAGAAATTCAATAGTAACGGAATTAATTTTTATGGAGCTCCTAATACTACTGGAACATATTCATTTACTGTAAAAATAAAAGCTCGGCCAAATTATAGTACTGACGGTTCTACAGAAATGTGTGACAACATAGCCTCAAATAATTATAGTATTAAAGTAGACTAATATTTTACCTCTGTTAGTCTAAATCTCCTATTTCCTAAATACTTTTTCTTAAACGAATTAAATGCTTTTACGAAATTTCGTATAAAAAACTCTACTAGAAATAATAAGATCTTTATTTTTGCAAAAAATCAAAAAAATGAATAAAATCCTACTTTGCCTAATATTTCTGTCGTCTTTTGTAACTATTCGTGCGCAAGAATCTTTTGATGAGAAATCAATTATTGAAAACAATGCAAATTACTTCAAGTTAGAAAGAGAAAACATACATGTTCAATTTGACAAAACTGTATACCCAACAACAGAAATAATTTGGTTCAAAGGCTATGTAATAGATAAGGTTAGTAACTTACCAAATATTAAATCTTCGAATATAATAATGGAATTGTATAATTCTAAAAAAGAAAAAATAGATTCGAAGTTGCTTTATTCTGAAAACAGCACTTTTTTTGGTCATTACAAAACTGAAAAAATAACCGAATCTGGGAAATATTATTTTCGCTTTTTTACTAATCATATGAATAATTTTAGTGAGGACGAATCTTCTACCTACGAAATCACCATTATTAATCCTTCGAACTACGTTAGTAATTTACTACCTAAATTTGATATTAATAAAGTTAACATTAATTACTTCCCTGAATCAGGAATATTACTAGAGGACACCGACAATTCGATTATAGTAGATATTAAAGACTGCAATGGATTAGGAGGTGTAATTGAAAACATCCAAGTTCAAAACAATCAAAATAAAACTATAACTTCTTTTTCAACAAATAAAGAAGGTATTGGCAAGTTTAATCTTTTAAACACTAAAGATTCGAACTACAAAATAAAAATACAAAAAAACAATTCTGTTATATCTGAAAAAACAATACGAAAACCTACTAAAGAAGGATATATTATTAGTATTAACGACAATTATAATTCTGGAACATTATTTATTGAAATAAAGTCAAACTCATCAACTTTAACCAAAAAAGAAAAAATTTGGTTCGGAATACAGCATTTAGGTAATATAGAATTGATTAAAATAAATTTTGACGAAGGAAACTCGTCAAAAAGATTAGCTTTTTTTAAAAAAGATCTTAATTACGGAATAAACAATTTTGTAATTACTAACGAAAAAAAGGAAATATTATCCGAAAGATTATACTACAATCATAATTCAAATTCTAATAACAGTATTGAAATTATTAACAAAAGAATTACCAAAGATTCTATTAAATATACCTTTAAAAGTAATTTTAAATTAGGAGAAGTTAGTTATAGCATTTTACCATCTAAGTCTATTTCAAAACCAGAAAAAAACAGTATTTATTCTAGCTTAAAAATCAATAATTGTTTAAATAAAGAGTTAAATAATATCTCTTACTATTTAAATGATTATAATAGACTAAGACATTTTGAGCTTGACAATGCATTACAAACCGTAAAGTATAAATACAATTTTATAAACAACATGAATTTCCCTGTAGAAAAATTCGAAGCAGAAAATGGATTAACTCTTAATGGAAAAATCAATACCCAAATTGACAATAAAGATCATAAAATACAACTTTTAAGTATTTTAACTGGAAAAAGTATACTCTCAGATATTAATGAGAAAAATGAGTTTAGCTTTAAAAATCTTATTGTTGATGATTCTACTTCTGTGCATCTGACAATGTATAATAAAAATGGTAAAACTAAAGAGTTTTCTGCTGTTTACAATTTAGTTAAACCAAAAAGCACATTCTTTAAACCTATCAACATAAAGTCATATTGTCCAGAAAACATACTCAAAAAAGAAGATTTAAACGCAATAAATCTACCTATTTTAAACAAAAACAGTCATTTACTTGATTCAATTCACATCAATAAAACAGAAGTAAGAAAGCAAAAGCTTGTAAATAATAGAAAATCCCCTTATTTGAACGGCTTTTCCGATGGCTATAAAATTAATAGCGACATTATAAAAAGCTATAACGATGTAATTACTTTTTTAAGAAGCAAAGGATATGATATAAACACCTCAGGAACAGACGTAAGCATTAGATCAAGAACCAATTTAAGTTTTAGAAATGACAACCAACCAACAATAATGATGAACAATTCCCCTATTATAGATTTAAGCATACTTTACGGCATGAGCTTAGAAGAAGTTGATGAAATTTACATTAATAAAAGAGGATATGGAACGGGAAGTAATGGTGCTAGCGGTGTAATACACATCTTTACTAAAAAATCTTTTATGGGTAAAGGATCACAAAAATCTGTATCAAAAAACTTCATTTGTGATAGTGGATTTACACCATCTCTATTGTTTAAAAATACAATACCTGTAAACTTCACCAATAAAAGTTTTATTGATTTTGGTACATTTTTCTGGAATCCTAAAACTAATACTAATGAAAATGGAGCTTTTGAAGTTACACTACCGAGAGTGACTGATGAAAACATAACACTAATAATAGAAGGAATTGATAGTTCTGGATTGCTTTTATCTAAATCAATTGAGATTAAGCCATAATAATTATACAACATTAAAAAAAGAAACCCCGATTTCATAATCGGGGTTTCTTTTTTTATTCTTCCTTCTTGTACCAATCAAAATTGGTGATGTATGATATTCTAATTGTTAGGTTATCCTCTACTAAAGTATTTTTTAAATTCCAAATGTTTTGATGAATGTAACTCAACTGAATCTGATGATTTGGATTAAAATTATATCCAAAACCGGCAATAATTCTGTTTTGTTGTACTGCTGTTTTAGCATCTTTTACCCCTAAATTCACAAAAACTTCATCCCCTGCTAAAGCAAACAGCTTCGTCTTATCATTTTTTTTGATTAATGGATGATTAACCAAAAACATATAACGAAGGCGATTTCTATATTCAAAATTTGAAATTTCTAAATCACCTTGGTTGTTTACTGTTGCAATACCAACAAATCTACTTTCGTCTCTTAATCGGTGCGTTAATTTAAAATCCCTCAAATTATGAGTAAATACTCCTTGAATCCAAGCATGATGCTCAGGCGTAGTTAATTTATTCATTGGAATTTCTCCATAAACATAGGTATCATAATACGTATACCCTATACTTGCTACAAATGATTTTGAAAACTGATAATCTAACGATGGCCGTATAAACCATTGTTGCTTTTCTGAAAAACCATTGGCAAACCTCAATGAGGCTTCTAATGTAAGTGATAACTTTTCAGAAAATTTATTCTTTCCTGAATAATGTAGCCAAACATTAGTATTATTTGAAATTTGTTGAGAATAACTAGAACTGAACATCATTAAAAAAAGAACTATTGCTCTTAATCTAATAATCTTATACATATTTTAAAATTTTATTCGATGTGTACTCGTTTTTTAAAAATTTTCCAAAGTACTGGAAACGTAGTAAATGCCACAATAATTAAAACAATATACTCGATATAGTGTTTTAAATCGATATTATACTGATCTAAAAAGAATTGGTGCAAATAGTGACCAGAAAAAATCATGGAATATGACCATAAAAAAGAACCTATAATATTATAGAACATGAATTTCTTTTTGTCCATTGATACAATCCCAGCGATAACTGGTGCAAATGTTCTTACGATAGGTAAAAATCGGGCAAAAACAATAGCTCTATTACCGTACTTTTCAAAGAACTCTTTCGCTTGATATAAATACTTCTTTTTAAACAAAAACGAATCTTTTCGATTATAAAGATAAGTCCCGCTTTTAGCTCCAAACCAGTACCCAGCCATATTACCTAAAATCCCCATGATTGAAACCATTAGTGCAAACACAGTAACATTTAAGAAATCATTTCCTAAAGAAATTTGTTGCATTAAAGTCTCGCTGTAAATTCCAGCTAAAAACAATAAACTGTCTCCAGGTAAAAAGAATCCGGCAAGCAATCCTGTTTCGGCAAAAACTATAAATAAAACAACTAGTAAACCTATTTTAATTCCTCCAAATTCTAATAAGATATAAAACTCTGGATTAAGTAATTGTAACCAATTGAAATCGTTCATCAGTGATATGTAATTTTATAAAAGGCGAAGGTACTACATTTAGCACAATCGCCTTATTTTTTAAATAATAAATAATTCTTAAATATCTAACTGATATAGTTCGTGTAAATCTTCGTTTTTAGAAAAATTTACTTCTAAATCTGTTACATAACCAGAATTTAATCCGTAAACCCATCCGTGTAAATACAACTCTTGCCCGTTTTTCCAAGCTGTTTGTACGATAGATGTTTTAGCCAAATTTAGAACTTGTTCTTTAACATTCAATTCTACGAATTTATTAAAACGTTCTTCTTCGTTTTCAATAGGTGTTAATTTTTCTTTATTGAATCTAAAAATATCTTTTATATGACGAATCCAATTGTCAATTACTCCATAAGAAGTATTTCCCATAGCTGCTTTAACACCTCCACAGCCATAATGTCCGCAAACGATAACATGTGTAACTTTTAGAACATTTACAGCATAATCTAAAACGCTCAACATATTCATGTCACTATGCACTACCATGTTGGCAATATTGCGATGTACAAAAACTTCTCCCGGTTTAGCTCCAATTATTTCATTTGCTGGAACACGGCTGTCCGAACAACCAATCCATAAAAGAGGTGGGGTTTGACCTTTTGATAAATCTTTGAAATAATCTTTATCAATAGCCAATTGATCCTCTACCCACTTTTTATTATTTTCTAATATTTTTTTATAAAAATCACTCATACTTTTACTATTACCTTTAACTGAAAATCCTATTTTACAAATTCTGTGTCGTTATAAAATTCAACATCTCCAGTTTCGACATTATACATCGCTCCGATGATACCAATTTCACCATTTTCTATCATCTCAGCCAAGATATGACTTCTTTGCAATATAGATTTAACAGTTCTCTTCACGTTAATTTGAGCAACATTTTCCACAAATTCTGGATTTTTAGAACTTCTCTCCTGTTTTGTTTGTTGTTCTTCATAAACAGCAGGTTGTAATTTAGATAAAAGTTCTGTTAAGTTACCCATTTCTACATGATCACAAGCTCCTTTTACAGCTCCACATTTTGTATGTCCTAAAACCACAATTAATTTAGAACCTGCCACTTTACAAGCAAATTCCATACTTCCTAAGATATCTGTATTTACAACATTTCCGGCAATACGAATTGAAAAAACATCTCCTAATCCCTGATCGAAAATTAATTCTGCTGATGTACGGCTATCAATACAGCTTAAAATTGTAGCAAATGGCCACTGCCCTTCACTTGTTGCATTCACTTGCTCTAATAAATCCCTGTGTAATTTTAGATTATTAACAAAGCGATGATTTCCTTCTTTTAAGATTTCTAAAGCTTTTTTTGGAGTTATTTGTGATTGTAATTCTTTATTTAAAGTTCTCATATTATTATTTTGTTGTGTGTTGTACGTAAATGTGCTTTTCTTCTTCTCCAGTATTTTCTAATTCGTAAGCCTCTTTAAAGCCCACTAATTTAATCTTTATATTCTCTTCTTTGGCACGAATCTTTTTAAATTCTTTTATCAAATCTAGAACATCATGAGCTATATACACTGTATCTGAAGCATTTATAATTACTTTTGAATTTTCTGGAATTGATGCCAAAGTTGCTTTGATAGCTGATTTGTTCAAGAAAGAAACTTCTTGTGCTAAATCAATATGAATTACATCACCATCTTGATACTCTTCTTTTCTAAAATTATAAGCACGTTGCATGTTTCCTTTCAAAATAAAAATCACACTGATGATTAATCCTAAAGCAACTCCTTTTAATAAATCGGTAAAAACTACTGCCAGCATAGTTGCAATGAAAGGAATGAATTGATATTTACCTCTTCCATAAAAATGCTTAATCACGCTAGGGTTTGCTAATTTATAACCAACCAATAAAAGCACGGCCGCAAGAGTTGCCAATGGAATCATATTTAAAATTGACGGAATTGCCACAGCACAAACTATCAATAAAATACCATGAAAAATAGCTGACATTTTAGTTTCGGCACCTGCATTTGCATTTGCAGTTGTTCTTACTACTACAGAAGTCATTGGCAATCCTCCTAACAAAGCACTCACCATATTCCCTATACCTTGTGCTTTTAATTCTACATTAGTATCAGTATAGCGTTTGTATTTGTCCATTCTATCTGCTGCTTCAATACAAAGTAATGTTTCGATAGATGCCACTACAGCAATAGTAATTCCAACAATCCAAACTTTTTGATTAGTGAAAGCTGTAAAATCAGGCAGAGTAAAACTTTGTTTAAATTCATCGAAAGATGTTGGCACAGGTAGTTTAACCAAATGATCTTGGAGTACTGCCAATGAAGATCCAGAAGCTATAAAAATTTGGTTAACAACAATACCTACTATTACAGCAACTAATGCAGCAGGAACTAACTTCAAATTCTTTAAGAAAGGAACTTTGTTCCAGCCAATTAATATTGTCAAAGAAATTATAGTAATAATAGTCGCTCCCAGGTGAATGTTTCCTAATACTGAAAAGATTTCAGAAAACGTATTTTGTCCATCAGGTTGCAAGAAGGCTAAATCTCCTTCATAATCCTTATCATAACCAAAAGCGTGCGGAACTTGTTTTAGGAATATAATAACCCCAATACCTGCAAGCATTCCTTCAATCACATTATTAGGAAAATAATTTGAAATAGATCCTGCTCTTAAAAATCCTAAAGCAATTTGTAATAAGCCCGCAATTAAAACTGCAAGTAAGAAAACGTTAAAGCCTCCTAAATCAGTAATAGCTGTTAATACAATTGCTGTTAAACCAGCAGCTGGACCAGAAACTGAGAGATGTGATTTACTTAAGTAACCAACCACAATTCCTCCTACAACTCCTGAAATAATTCCGGCGAATAAAGGCGCCCCAGACGCCAATGCAATGCCTAAACATAAAGGCAAAGCTACAAGGAAAACCACTAATCCTGAAGGTAAATCAGAACCTAGGTTTCCAAAAATATTTATCTTTTTTGTCATAACCTTAAAAATTTAAAACAGTATTTTACCACAAGATACTCCTATGGCTATCATAAATATTTTAAACTTGCTCTGGTGGCAAAAGGTCTATGTGTTTATTTACTCGATAGTTTTTGAGTAAATAAAAGTCTGGAATTTCTTTTAATAGTGATTCGGCAAATAAGCCTCCGAAATTTTCATGTCCTATTATATATTCCGAAATAATCTGTTTTGTCTTTTGATGATGTTCTTCTTCCTCAGTAATAGTATAAGAGAATTTTGCTCCGCTAGCCTCATTGATTACACAAGTAATAACCGTTGAAAACTGGAAGAAAATAAATACCGCTAATACTATTTTAGTAAAAAACTTCATGGCGCGAATATAGTCAAATATGACACTTAAAAAAGAAGGATTAACATTTTATTAAAAAAAATCCTCGTTACTACACGAGGATTTTACAGAAATCTATTTGATTCTTTCGTATTGGCAACAACCGTGAAGCTTATCATAATCTTCATTTGTCGCTTTTACATTTTTTGTATCGTGACCTACTTTTGCAATAGCTTTTTCTATATTGCTTATGTCGCATTTTTCTTCATTAACAATCAAATGAAGCATATGATCATCATTATGCCATGTAGCACTTTTTACTCCAGGTACAGAAAAAGCAGCTTTTTCAATACGTTTTTTACACATTTCACAGTTCCCATTTACTTCAATGTTATACTTAGCATTTTTATTTTTTTTCTCTTGTGCAAATGATGTCAAACCAATCATCAACATCACTACTAAAATTATATTTTTCATATCTATAATAATTATTTCACTTTAAATCGTAAACCTGCATAAAACATTTTACCAAAAATTGGCGCATATACTACAGAAGTATCAAAAGTTGTTCCAAAAGGATTCCCTATACCAACAATAGCTTTATCTTGCTTGTAATTACCTAAATTCTCAGCTCCCACATACATCTCAAATACTGATGAAAAAGTACGAGTAATTTGCGAATTCATTACAATAAATGATGGAGAAAACTGAGAAAATTCTCCAGCTGTATTTGGCAATTGTTGTTTTCCTATCCAGTTCAATGTATAATCAAAACGCCACTGTTGTCCTTTTTCTTTTATATGAGTTTCAAATTCTAAATTTGTAAAGAAGCGATGCTTTGCTTGTAAAGGTCTTTGAAAATCTCCAGAATTATAACTCGTCATAATGTCATAATATTTATAAGCAGATCGGAAATTAAGATGTTTTATAATTTCGGTATTAAATTCAACTTGCAAGCTATTTGCAAAGGATTTTCCATTTAAATTATAAAAACTTACCTGATTATTGGACTGAAAAGCATCTACTACGACTTGATTTTGGAAATCTGTTCTATAAAAATCTACTGAAGCATCTGACTTCATTCCAAATAAATCGAACTTTTGTAAAAATCCAAACCCATAATTCCAAGCAATTTCAGGATCTAAACCATAAATCTTTCCTGAATTATCTAGAACATTAAAAGCTCTTGAACTCCCAAAGAATTGCTGATTTTCTGCAAATATGTTGGCTGATCTTTTTCCTCTTCCAACAGAGAAACGAAGTACACCATCAGTCCAAGGATTATAACGAGCATGCAATCGCGGAGTTACAAAAAAACCTAAACGATTGTGATAATCTGCACGCCCTCCCAAGATGAAACTAAAATTATCTGAATTATCATAAGTATACTCAAAAAAAGCTCCTAAAGAAGTGTCTTTTCTACCCACATCTGAAGCGTCAACAACTTCTTGGTACACATCTGAAGTAAAATTTAAACCAGTTGCGAATTTATTCATCGTGTTATTGATAATCGAATTGAAAATCAAATTAGAATAAAAACTCTTTTGCTTAATATCATACATTCTTAATCCAAAATAAGAATCTTGCTCATGCGATGTAAAAGCATTTTGAAAGCCAATACTTTGATAAGGCATATCTGCCCAAACGTATCCAATTTTTGATGAAAAATCGAAACGCTGAGTATTTATCTCTGAACCCCAAAATGCATTAGAAAATTTATGTTTATTAGGATCAAACCCTAATTGACCCGTTTGTTTTTCGTCATTCATATATCTGAAATTCAAAAAACTCACCCAACCTTTTTCAGGGTTAGCATACTGCCAACGATTCATTACATTGATTTGATTTCCTAGCGGATTATC contains:
- a CDS encoding TonB-dependent receptor plug domain-containing protein codes for the protein MKNIIMFFVVFLSIKASAQVQDTLQTVKVEAKRGKVQKSLLKATNTTVLTSKELLKAACCNLAESFETNPSIDVNFSDALTGAKQIKMLGLTSPYLLIAEENIPSVRGASQAFGLSFTPGTWVESIQITKGAGSVINGYESISGQINTELLKPLKEIPFYLNVYGSTDSRFEVNTHVTQKVNDKWATSLLLHGNMRVSKNDMNNDGFLDNPLGNQINVMNRWQYANPEKGWVSFLNFRYMNDEKQTGQLGFDPNKHKFSNAFWGSEINTQRFDFSSKIGYVWADMPYQSIGFQNAFTSHEQDSYFGLRMYDIKQKSFYSNLIFNSIINNTMNKFATGLNFTSDVYQEVVDASDVGRKDTSLGAFFEYTYDNSDNFSFILGGRADYHNRLGFFVTPRLHARYNPWTDGVLRFSVGRGKRSANIFAENQQFFGSSRAFNVLDNSGKIYGLDPEIAWNYGFGFLQKFDLFGMKSDASVDFYRTDFQNQVVVDAFQSNNQVSFYNLNGKSFANSLQVEFNTEIIKHLNFRSAYKYYDIMTSYNSGDFQRPLQAKHRFFTNLEFETHIKEKGQQWRFDYTLNWIGKQQLPNTAGEFSQFSPSFIVMNSQITRTFSSVFEMYVGAENLGNYKQDKAIVGIGNPFGTTFDTSVVYAPIFGKMFYAGLRFKVK